A genomic segment from Actinomycetota bacterium encodes:
- a CDS encoding ABC transporter permease codes for MRASDLNLLDAENLQTGGARGRMWRRLTRDRASLAGLVLVGLFVLGAVLAPAIASHDPNQTDFTNRFASPSGTHLLGTDHLGRDEFARILHGGRLSLGMAFTATAGITLVGLCLGLVAAVYGRFAETVIMRLVDMLLSVPTLIQALVVVGLLGQGLRNLVITIILVQWPRYARLVRGMAIKIRESQFVEAARAAGATRRRLVFRHILPNLLGPLVVFSTIDMGAVLLAVSGLSFLGFGVGPPTAEWGAMLSEARFQIERAPQLLLYPGAAITLVVLAFNLAGDGLRDLLDPRTQALKPARRGLFARLPRPRRAVGVPGAVDSPPARGPSAPEPTAARRG; via the coding sequence TTGAGAGCGTCTGACCTCAACCTGCTCGACGCCGAGAACCTCCAGACGGGGGGCGCGCGCGGCCGCATGTGGCGCCGGCTCACCCGCGACCGGGCGTCGCTGGCGGGTCTCGTCCTCGTCGGGCTGTTCGTGCTGGGCGCCGTCCTCGCCCCCGCCATCGCCAGCCACGACCCCAACCAGACGGACTTCACCAACCGCTTCGCCTCGCCGTCGGGAACGCACCTGCTGGGCACCGACCACCTCGGGCGTGACGAGTTCGCCCGCATCCTGCACGGTGGCCGGCTGTCACTGGGGATGGCGTTCACGGCCACTGCCGGCATCACCCTCGTGGGGCTGTGCCTCGGGCTGGTGGCCGCCGTCTACGGGCGTTTCGCCGAGACGGTCATCATGCGCTTGGTCGACATGCTGCTGTCGGTACCGACCCTCATCCAGGCCCTGGTCGTGGTCGGCCTGCTGGGCCAGGGCCTGCGTAACCTGGTCATCACCATCATCCTCGTCCAGTGGCCCCGCTACGCCCGCCTGGTGCGGGGCATGGCCATCAAGATCCGAGAGAGCCAGTTCGTGGAAGCGGCCCGAGCCGCGGGTGCGACCCGGAGGCGCCTGGTCTTCCGGCACATCCTGCCCAACCTCCTCGGGCCCCTGGTCGTCTTCAGCACGATCGACATGGGGGCGGTCCTGCTGGCCGTCTCGGGGTTGTCCTTCCTGGGGTTCGGGGTCGGCCCGCCCACGGCCGAGTGGGGGGCCATGCTGTCCGAGGCCCGCTTCCAGATCGAGCGCGCCCCCCAGCTCCTGCTCTACCCCGGCGCGGCCATCACCCTGGTGGTCCTCGCCTTCAACCTCGCGGGCGACGGCCTGCGCGACTTGCTCGACCCCCGCACCCAGGCCCTCAAGCCCGCCCGCCGGGGCCTGTTCGCCCGTCTCCCCCGCCCCCGCCGGGCCGTCGGCGTGCCGGGGGCGGTCGACAGCCCACCGGCCCGCGGCCCCAGCGCTCCGGAGCCGACGGCCGCCCGGCGGGGCTGA
- a CDS encoding ABC transporter permease translates to MGRYAARRAFVAIPTLLALSFLIFALVSAAPGDPSEELARRLAGGGQEPSPAEYEFARQELNLDKGYWVQYVSWLGAAVTGDLGLSFTNKRPVAEVIAERTPATAQLALTAFAVIVVVSIPLGTVAALYHRRWPDQLLRVFALFGASMPGFFFSYLLIILFVTKLKILPVGGREGLQSLIMPVTVLAILPTAVVSRLLRSSLLEVFGEGYMRTARSKGLTGAIVIMRHGLRNAAVPVVTYMGVLLGALLEGAVITEFIFSWPGLGSLMFEAISQRDYPMIQAMVVIFGGAYILINLLVDISYGLLDPRVRLEGRVESV, encoded by the coding sequence ATGGGGCGTTACGCGGCGCGCCGTGCATTCGTCGCCATCCCGACCCTCCTCGCTCTTTCGTTCCTGATCTTCGCCCTGGTGTCGGCGGCACCAGGGGACCCCTCCGAGGAACTGGCCCGGCGGCTGGCGGGCGGCGGGCAGGAACCCAGCCCTGCGGAGTACGAGTTCGCCCGCCAGGAGCTCAACCTCGACAAGGGCTACTGGGTGCAGTACGTGAGCTGGCTGGGCGCCGCGGTGACCGGCGACCTCGGGCTGTCGTTCACCAACAAGCGGCCGGTGGCCGAGGTCATCGCCGAGCGGACCCCGGCCACCGCCCAGTTGGCCCTCACGGCGTTCGCGGTGATCGTGGTGGTTTCGATCCCTCTCGGCACGGTGGCCGCCCTCTACCACCGTCGATGGCCCGACCAGTTGCTGCGGGTGTTCGCCCTGTTCGGGGCATCCATGCCCGGGTTCTTCTTCTCCTACCTGCTCATCATCCTGTTCGTGACCAAGCTGAAGATCCTGCCCGTGGGCGGGCGCGAGGGCCTCCAGAGCCTGATCATGCCGGTGACCGTCCTGGCCATCCTCCCGACGGCCGTGGTCTCCCGGCTGCTGCGTTCCAGCTTGCTGGAGGTCTTCGGCGAGGGCTACATGCGCACGGCCCGCAGCAAGGGCCTGACCGGGGCGATCGTGATCATGCGCCACGGGTTGCGCAACGCCGCCGTGCCGGTCGTGACCTACATGGGTGTGCTGCTGGGAGCCCTGCTCGAAGGGGCGGTCATCACCGAGTTCATCTTCTCGTGGCCCGGGCTGGGGTCTCTGATGTTCGAGGCCATATCCCAGCGCGACTACCCGATGATCCAGGCCATGGTCGTGATCTTCGGGGGCGCGTACATCCTCATAAACCTGCTCGTCGACATCTCCTACGGGCTGCTCGACCCGCGCGTGCGACTGGAGGGACGGGTTGAGAGCGTCTGA